The proteins below are encoded in one region of Aphelocoma coerulescens isolate FSJ_1873_10779 chromosome 4, UR_Acoe_1.0, whole genome shotgun sequence:
- the LOC138109578 gene encoding sel1-repeat-containing protein YbeQ-like isoform X2 translates to MSSSDFSLIYTLDARRVSDSRLFSCQLAAVITAGLLLLYIPLCYEDFHFHVAHVYARLGYPNAQHILGQRYLQGAGVEKNEDMAMHWFRQAAGQGHPHSSFNLAVGTLRNMTMALEEG, encoded by the exons ATGAG TTCATCAGACTTTTCACTGATTTATACCTTGGATGCAAGAAGAGTTTCAGACTCAAGGTTATTCTCCTGTCAG TTGGCAGCTGTAATCActgctggcctcctcctgctctACATCCCGTTGTGCTATGAGGATTTCCATTTCCATGTGGCTCATGTGTATGCTCGTCTGGGGTACCCCAATGCCCAGCACATCCTAGGACAGAGGTATTTGCAAG GAGCTGGAGTAGAAAAAAATGAGGACATGGCCATGCACTGGTTCAG GCAAGCTGCGGGGCAGGGCCATCCCCACTCCTCCTTCAACCTGGCAGTGGGGACACTCAGAAACATGACCATGGCACTTGAAGAAGGGTAA
- the LOC138109578 gene encoding sel1-repeat-containing protein YbeQ-like isoform X3, translating to MTIMWAVMGHKSPGAWRMRLLLLAAVITAGLLLLYIPLCYEDFHFHVAHVYARLGYPNAQHILGQRYLQGAGVEKNEDMAMHWFRQAAGQGHPHSSFNLAVGTLRNMTMALEEG from the exons ATGACAATTATGTGGGCAGTGATGGGCCACAAGTCCCCAGGTGCCTGGAGAATGAGGCTCCTTCTG TTGGCAGCTGTAATCActgctggcctcctcctgctctACATCCCGTTGTGCTATGAGGATTTCCATTTCCATGTGGCTCATGTGTATGCTCGTCTGGGGTACCCCAATGCCCAGCACATCCTAGGACAGAGGTATTTGCAAG GAGCTGGAGTAGAAAAAAATGAGGACATGGCCATGCACTGGTTCAG GCAAGCTGCGGGGCAGGGCCATCCCCACTCCTCCTTCAACCTGGCAGTGGGGACACTCAGAAACATGACCATGGCACTTGAAGAAGGGTAA
- the LOC138109578 gene encoding uncharacterized protein isoform X1 yields MGDTKPAVRWRQQGRGRADTCGANPSLGGGNPHPPSLAWSSWELAAVITAGLLLLYIPLCYEDFHFHVAHVYARLGYPNAQHILGQRYLQGAGVEKNEDMAMHWFRQAAGQGHPHSSFNLAVGTLRNMTMALEEG; encoded by the exons aTGGGGGACACGAAGCCTGCAGTGCGGTGGCgacagcagggaaggggcagagctGATACCTGTGGGGCAAATCCTTCTCTGGGGGGTGGGAACCCCCACCCTCCGAGCTTGGCATGGAGCAGCTGGGAG TTGGCAGCTGTAATCActgctggcctcctcctgctctACATCCCGTTGTGCTATGAGGATTTCCATTTCCATGTGGCTCATGTGTATGCTCGTCTGGGGTACCCCAATGCCCAGCACATCCTAGGACAGAGGTATTTGCAAG GAGCTGGAGTAGAAAAAAATGAGGACATGGCCATGCACTGGTTCAG GCAAGCTGCGGGGCAGGGCCATCCCCACTCCTCCTTCAACCTGGCAGTGGGGACACTCAGAAACATGACCATGGCACTTGAAGAAGGGTAA